One genomic segment of Zymoseptoria tritici IPO323 chromosome 5, whole genome shotgun sequence includes these proteins:
- a CDS encoding carbamoyl-phosphate synthase (glutamine-hydrolysing) large subunit produces the protein MALSQRLARQLQKELLSNASRQVAPRIARRTFLSPSTARSTPQTKLVHRQHRQFSHTAVRAASQAEVAPNAKAYLESGAIAGGQNLVDVNKVLVIGSGGLAIGQAGEFDYSGSQCLKALKEAGIKSILINPNIATIQTAHVLADEIYYLPVTPEYVTYVIEKERPDGIFLSFGGQTALNLGVKMDEMGIFERYNVKVLGTSVQTLKTSEDRDLFAKALKEINIPIAESIAVSTIDEALQAADTVGYPIIVRAAYALGGLGSGFADNAEELRNLAARSLTLSPQILVEKSLKGWKEAEYEVVRDASDNCITVCNMENFDPLGVHTGDSIVVSPSQTFSDEEYHMLRSASIKIVRHLGVVGECNVQYALQPDGLDYRVIEVNARLSRSSALASKATGYPLAYTAAKIGLGHTLPELPNAVTRTTTANFEPSLDYIVTKIPRWDLAKFQNVDRHIGSAMKSVGEVMAIGRTFEESFQKAIRQVDPRFHGLQGDKFEDLDDVLRNPTDRRWLAVGQAMLHEGYSVDKVNELSKIDKWFLYKIQNIVDCTHELQNIGSLFGVKKELMLKAKKLGFSDIQIAKAVNSTEDEVRARRKNFGIRPWVKKIDTLAAEFPADTNYLYTTYNASSHDVKFDDHGVIVLGSGVYRIGSSVEFDWCAVNATLSLKELGKKTVMINYNPETYSTDFDVPDRLYFEELSYERVMDIYELESSTGVVVSVGGQLPQNMALKLQETGKAKVLGTDPKDIDKAEDRHKFSQILDSIGVDQPAWKELTSYKEAQDFANEVEYPVLVRPSYVLSGAAMTVIRSESELEEKLLAAANVSPDHPVVITKFIEGALEIDCDAVAHNGKLLVHAVSEHVENAGVHSGDASLVLPPAHLPARTIERVKEIAQKVAKAWSITGPFNMQIISATNPEDPSGDPLLKVIECNLRASRSFPFVSKVLGTNFIDVATKALVGKDVPEPVDLMAVTRDYLAVKVPQFSWTRLAGADPYLGVEMASTGEMACFGTNLVEAYWTAMQSTMNFRLPLPGEGLLFGGDTSTPDLGKIVDYLTPLGYKLFAANEEVKAHLESTSKDGSVSVQVIEFPKEDKRALREVFEQYDIKGVFNLAKRRASSMVDEDYVMRRNAVDFGVPLFMEPRTAVLFAQCMSEKLPKGEGIPSEVRRWSDFIGGKPL, from the exons ATGGCTCTCAGCCAGCGACTTGCTCGCCAGCTGCAAAAAGAGCTCCTCTCCAATGCCTCCCGCCAGGTCGCTCCCCGAATCGCTCGTCGAACGTTTCTCTCGCCGTCCACCGCTCGCAGCACTCCTCAGACCAAGCTCGTTCACCGCCAACACCGCCAATTCTCCCACACCGCTGTCCGCGCCGCAAGCCAAGCAGAGGTCGCACCCAATGCCAAAGCCTACCTCGAAAGCGGCGCCATTGCCGGCGGACAAAACCTCGTCGACGTGAACAAAGTCCTGGTCATTGGCTCCGGCGGTCTCGCCATCGGTCAAGCCGGTGAATTCGACTACTCCGGTTCGCAATGTCTCAAGGCACTGAAAGAGGCGGGCATCAAGTCGATTCTGATCAACCCCAACATTGCTACCATTCAGACCGCCCACGTGCTGGCGGATGAGATCTACTACCTCCCCGTCACTCCGGAGTATGTCACCTATGTGATTGAAAAGGAGAGGCCGGATGGTATCTTCTTGTCGTTTGGTGGACAGACTGCGCTCAACTTGGGTGTCAAGATGGACGAGATGGGAATCTTCGAGAGGTACAATGTCAAGGTGTTGGGAACCAGTGTGCAGACGTTGAAGACGAGCGAGGATCGAGATCTCTTCGCGAAAGCATTGAAGGAGATCAACATCCCCATTGCGGAATCGATCGCTGTGTCCACCATTGACGAGGCACTACAAGCTGCCGATACCGTCGGATACCCGATCATCGTTCGTGCTGCCTACGCGCTGGGAGGTCTTGGATCTGGATTCGCGGACAATGCGGAGGAGCTTCGCAACTTGGCTGCGCGATCCCTCACTCTCTCCCCTCAGATTTTGGTCGAAAAGTCGCTCAAGGGATGGAAGGAAGCTGAGTATGAGGTCGTACGTGACGCTTCGGATAACTGCATCACCGTCTGCAACATGGAAAACTTCGATCCGCTGGGTGTCCACACTGGAGACAGCATTGTCGTGTCTCCTTCGCAAACCTTCAGCGATGAGGAATACCACATGCTCCGCTCTGCCTCGATCAAGATCGTCCGTCATCTCGGTGTCGTGGGAGAGTGCAATGTGCAATACGCTTTGCAACCTGATGGTCTCGACTACCGTGTGATTGAAGTCAACGCTCGCTTGTCTCGTTCCTCTGCCCTCGCCTCGAAAGCTACTGGATACCCCTTGGCATACACCGCCGCGAAGATCGGTCTCGGACACACTCTTCCCGAATTGCCCAACGCCGTCACCCGCACCACAACTGCCAACTTCGAGCCTTCTCTTGACTACATCGTTACAAAGATCCCTCGATGGGACCTGGCCAAGTTCCAGAATGTCGACCGTCACATCGGCTCTGCCATGAAATCCGTCGGAGAAGTCATGGCCATTGGTCGTACATTCGAAGAGTCCTTCCAAAAAGCCATTCGCCAAGTTGATCCACGCTTCCACGGCCTGCAAGGTGACAAGTTTGAAGACCTCGATGATGTTCTCCGCAACCCCACCGATCGCCGATGGCTCGCTGTTGGACAGGCTATGCTCCACGAGGGATACTCTGTCGACAAAGTGAATGAACTCTCGAAGATCGACAAATGGTTCCTGTACAAGATTCAAAACATCGTCGACTGCACCCACGAACTGCAAAACATCGGCTCCCTCTTCGGCGTCAAAAAGGAACTCATGCTCAAAGCGAAGAAACTCGGATTCAGCGACATTCAAATCGCGAAAGCGGTCAACAGCACTGAAGATGAGGTCcgcgcgaggaggaagaactTCGGTATCCGTCCGTGGGTCAAGAAGATCGACACGCTCGCTGCGGAATTTCCTGCTGATACCAACTACCTCTACACTACCTACAACGCTTCGAGCCATGATGTCAAGTTTGACGACCACGGTGTTATCGTGCTGGGTTCCGGTGTGTACCGCATTGGATCTTCGGTCGAGTTCGACTGGTGTGCTGTCAATGCGACTTTGTCGTTGAAGGAGTTGGGGAAGAAGACTGTTATGATCAATTACAATCCCGAGACG TACTCCACCGACTTCGACGTGCCCGACCGCCTCTACTTTGAAGAACTGAGCTACGAACGTGTCATGGACATTTACGAACTGGAATCCTCTACTGGTGTTGTCGTCTCTGTCGGAGGTCAACTCCCTCAGAACATGGCCCTGAAGCTCCAAGAGACTGGCAAAGCCAAGGTGCTCGGAACTGACCCCAAGGACATTGACAAAGCCGAAGATCGTCACAAGTTCTCTCAGATCCTTGACTCCATCGGTGTTGACCAACCAGCCTGGAAGGAACTCACCTCTTACAAGGAAGCCCAAGACTTCGCTAACGAAGTTGAATACCCCGTCCTCGTCCGTCCCAGCTACGTCCTTTCAGGCGCCGCCATGACCGTCATTCGCTCGGAGTCCGAACTGGAAGAGAagctcctcgccgccgccaacgTCTCCCCCGACCATCCCGTCGTCATCACCAAATTCATTGAAGGCGCCCTCGAAATCGACTGCGATGCCGTCGCTCACAATGGCAAGCTCCTCGTTCACGCCGTCAGTGAACACGTCGAGAACGCGGGTGTCCACTCTGGTGATGCCTCTCTCGTCCTCCCACCCGCCCACCTCCCTGCTCGCACCATCGAGCGCGTCAAGGAGATTGCCCAAAAAGTCGCCAAGGCCTGGTCCATCACCGGTCCCTTCAACATGCAAATTATCTCCGCCACTAATCCCGAGGATCCTTCTGGCGATCCCCTTCTCAAAGTCATCGAGTGCAATCTCCGCGCTTCCCGCTCTTTCCCCTTCGTCTCCAAAGTTCTCGGAACAAACTTCATCGACGTCGCCACCAAGGCTTTGGTCGGAAAAGACGTCCCTGAACCTGTCGACCTCATGGCTGTGACGCGcgactacctcgccgtcaaGGTCCCGCAATTCTCATGGACCCGTCTCGCCGGCGCAGACCCCTACCTCGGCGTGGAAATGGCGTCGACCGGAGAAATGGCCTGTTTCGGAACAAACCTCGTCGAAGCCTACTGGACCGCTATGCAATCCACCATGAACTtccgcctccctctccccgGTGAGGGACTCCTCTTTGGCGGCGACACTTCCACCCCGGACTTGGGTAAGATCGTAGACTACCTCACTCCTCTGGGATACAAACTCTTCGCGGCGAATGAGGAGGTAAAAGCACACCTCGAGTCGACCTCCAAGGATGGTAGCGTCAGTGTGCAGGTGATTGAATTCCCGAAGGAAGACAAGAGGGCGTTGAGGGAGGTTTTCGAACAGTATGATATCAAGGGGGTGTTCAAcctcgcgaagaggagggcgagTAGTATGGTGGATGAGGATTatgtgatgaggaggaatgCGGTGGATTTTGGGGTGCCGTTGTTCATGGAGCCGAGG ACTGCCGTCCTCTTCGCTCAGTGCATGAGTGAGAAATTGCCCAAGGGAGAGGGGATTCCGAGTGAggtgaggaggtggagtgATTTTATTGGAGGGAAGCCGTTGTAG